One segment of Meriones unguiculatus strain TT.TT164.6M chromosome X, Bangor_MerUng_6.1, whole genome shotgun sequence DNA contains the following:
- the LOC132650035 gene encoding mortality factor 4-like protein 2 isoform X1, whose amino-acid sequence MSSRKQASETRGQQPAEEDNSEKPIRSNMQRCQMRGAASGKESAGSQEENVEPAVPGRWGGHPGENSPSGSVQKTRKNQQKTPGNGDGGSSSQMPQPPRKERARANATVESEAALKKNRVDVEVEVKIPEELKPWLVEDWDLVTRQKQLFQLPAKENVDAILEEYAKCTKSQRSADNKEYAVNEVVGGIKEYFNMMLGTQLLYEFERPQYAEILLAHPDAPVSHIYGAPHLLRLFVRIGAMLAYMPLDEKSLSLLLGYLHDFLKHLAKNSASLFTARDYQVASAEYHRKAL is encoded by the coding sequence ATGAGTTCCAGAAAGCAGGCTTCTGAAACTCGTGGACAACAACCTGCTGAAGAAGACAACTCTGAGAAACCAATTCGAAGCAACATGCAGAGATGTCAGATGAGAGGAGCTGCCTCAGGAAAGGAGTCAGCTGGTTCCCAGGAAGAGAATGTTGAACCAGCTGTTCCAGGAAGATGGGGAGGTCACCCTGGTGAGAACTCCCCTTCTGGTTCAgtgcagaagacaaggaagaaccAGCAGAAGACTCCTGGCAATGGAGATGGTGGCAGTAGCAGCCAAATGCCCCAGCCCCCACGGAAGGAAAGGGCACGAGCCAATGCCACTGTGGAGAGTGAGGCGGCATTGAAGAAGAACAGAGTggatgtggaagtggaagtgaagatTCCTGAAGAATTAAAGCCATGGCTGGTGGAGGACTGGGACTTGGTTACTAGGCAGAAGCAGTTGTTCCAACTCCCTGCTAAAGAGAATGTAGATGCCATTCTTGAGGAGTATGCCAAGTGTACCAAGTCCCAGCGAAGTGCTGACAATAAGGAGTATGCAGTTAATGAAGTTGTGGGCGGGATAAAAGAGTATTTCAATATgatgctgggcactcagctgcTCTACGAGTTTGAAAGGCCCCAGTATGCTGAGATCCTGTTGGCTCACCCTGATGCACCAGTGTCACACATCTATGGGGCACCACACCTACTGAGATTATTTGTGAGAATTGGGGCAATGTTGGCCTATATGCCCCTCGATGAGAAAAGCCTGTCATTACTGCTGGGctatttgcatgatttccttaagcATCTGGCAAAGAATTCTGCTTCGCTGTTTACTGCCAGAGATTACCAAGTGGCTTCTGCTGAGTATCACCGCAAAGCCCTGTGA
- the LOC132650035 gene encoding mortality factor 4-like protein 2 isoform X2: MSSRKQASETRGQQPAEEDNSEKPIRSNMQRCQMRGAASGKESAGSQEENVEPKTRKNQQKTPGNGDGGSSSQMPQPPRKERARANATVESEAALKKNRVDVEVEVKIPEELKPWLVEDWDLVTRQKQLFQLPAKENVDAILEEYAKCTKSQRSADNKEYAVNEVVGGIKEYFNMMLGTQLLYEFERPQYAEILLAHPDAPVSHIYGAPHLLRLFVRIGAMLAYMPLDEKSLSLLLGYLHDFLKHLAKNSASLFTARDYQVASAEYHRKAL, encoded by the exons ATGAGTTCCAGAAAGCAGGCTTCTGAAACTCGTGGACAACAACCTGCTGAAGAAGACAACTCTGAGAAACCAATTCGAAGCAACATGCAGAGATGTCAGATGAGAGGAGCTGCCTCAGGAAAGGAGTCAGCTGGTTCCCAGGAAGAGAATGTTGAACCA aagacaaggaagaaccAGCAGAAGACTCCTGGCAATGGAGATGGTGGCAGTAGCAGCCAAATGCCCCAGCCCCCACGGAAGGAAAGGGCACGAGCCAATGCCACTGTGGAGAGTGAGGCGGCATTGAAGAAGAACAGAGTggatgtggaagtggaagtgaagatTCCTGAAGAATTAAAGCCATGGCTGGTGGAGGACTGGGACTTGGTTACTAGGCAGAAGCAGTTGTTCCAACTCCCTGCTAAAGAGAATGTAGATGCCATTCTTGAGGAGTATGCCAAGTGTACCAAGTCCCAGCGAAGTGCTGACAATAAGGAGTATGCAGTTAATGAAGTTGTGGGCGGGATAAAAGAGTATTTCAATATgatgctgggcactcagctgcTCTACGAGTTTGAAAGGCCCCAGTATGCTGAGATCCTGTTGGCTCACCCTGATGCACCAGTGTCACACATCTATGGGGCACCACACCTACTGAGATTATTTGTGAGAATTGGGGCAATGTTGGCCTATATGCCCCTCGATGAGAAAAGCCTGTCATTACTGCTGGGctatttgcatgatttccttaagcATCTGGCAAAGAATTCTGCTTCGCTGTTTACTGCCAGAGATTACCAAGTGGCTTCTGCTGAGTATCACCGCAAAGCCCTGTGA